The Uruburuella testudinis genome window below encodes:
- a CDS encoding NAD(P)H-dependent oxidoreductase — protein MKKILIINGHQPYSFSPGRLTQSLIETAAATLQAKGYEVRYAKVSDYDVEAEVAKHQWADAVLLQFPSNWMMVPWSCKKYIDEVYTAGMAGVFCDTDGRSAAAPKQNYGTGGLMHDKHYMLCATFNAPAEAFGNPAEYLFQGKSLDDLLFPVHCVYRFFAMHALPSFACYDVVKNPTIKQDLADFAKHIDKHF, from the coding sequence ATGAAAAAAATATTGATAATCAACGGCCATCAGCCTTATTCGTTTTCCCCGGGGCGGCTGACACAATCGCTGATTGAAACCGCCGCCGCCACCTTGCAGGCGAAAGGTTATGAAGTGCGGTATGCCAAGGTATCCGATTACGATGTTGAAGCGGAAGTGGCCAAACACCAATGGGCAGACGCCGTGTTGCTGCAATTTCCTTCCAATTGGATGATGGTGCCGTGGTCGTGCAAAAAATACATCGACGAGGTGTACACCGCCGGCATGGCCGGTGTGTTTTGCGACACCGACGGCCGCTCCGCCGCCGCACCGAAGCAAAACTACGGCACCGGCGGGCTGATGCACGACAAACATTATATGCTCTGCGCCACCTTCAACGCCCCAGCCGAAGCATTCGGCAACCCTGCGGAATACCTGTTTCAAGGCAAAAGCCTCGACGATTTACTGTTCCCCGTGCACTGCGTATACCGCTTCTTCGCCATGCACGCCCTGCCGAGCTTCGCCTGCTACGACGTGGTGAAAAACCCGACCATCAAACAGGATTTAGCGGATTTTGCCAAACATATCGACAAGCATTTTTAA
- a CDS encoding mechanosensitive ion channel family protein: MREQLLQWLIRQGYPHSDFIVNLVMIALIILTTLLLHAAIHYGIFRFIGKKLAESKLIFFNVLAEQRLFTHLALTIQGVLLAVQLRIWLPASEWREGLITLTQIWCLIFGLLAVFALLDTLQTYLFRRNLGQHFPVRGLVQTVKLIASIGIAILLVSLLLGQSPLILLSGLGAMTAVLMLVFKDPILGLVAGIQLSANRMLNIGDWLEMPKYGADGSVTDIGLTTVKVQNWDNTVTTLPTYALISDSFKNWRAMSESGGRRIKRAVYLDSNSVHFLNGQEIAHLRQSRLLTDYLDSRQQSIREFNESHQIDNQSYLNGRHLTNLGTFRAYLQQYLEHSRHIRKDMTLMVRQLDAGDKGIPLEIYCFTNTVVWAEYEGIQADIFDHIFAVAGEFGLRIYQAPSGYDMQVMGSGKD; encoded by the coding sequence ATGCGCGAACAATTGCTCCAATGGCTGATCCGCCAAGGCTACCCGCACAGCGATTTTATTGTGAACTTGGTGATGATTGCGCTGATTATCCTCACCACTTTATTGCTGCATGCCGCGATTCATTACGGCATTTTCCGTTTTATCGGCAAAAAGCTGGCCGAATCGAAGCTGATATTTTTCAATGTGTTGGCCGAACAGCGGCTGTTTACCCACTTGGCGCTGACCATTCAGGGCGTGTTGCTGGCGGTGCAGTTGCGCATTTGGCTGCCGGCGAGCGAATGGCGCGAAGGGCTGATTACCCTTACCCAGATTTGGTGTCTGATATTCGGCCTGCTGGCTGTTTTTGCGCTGCTCGACACCTTGCAGACTTATTTGTTCCGCCGCAATCTGGGCCAACATTTCCCCGTGCGCGGGCTGGTGCAGACCGTCAAGCTGATTGCCTCTATCGGCATCGCCATTTTATTGGTGTCGCTGCTGCTCGGCCAATCGCCCCTGATTCTGCTCAGCGGCTTGGGCGCGATGACGGCGGTGTTGATGCTGGTGTTTAAAGATCCGATTTTGGGGCTGGTGGCCGGCATCCAGCTTTCCGCCAACCGCATGCTCAATATCGGCGACTGGCTCGAAATGCCCAAATACGGCGCCGACGGCAGCGTCACCGATATCGGCCTGACCACCGTTAAAGTGCAAAACTGGGACAACACCGTCACCACTCTGCCCACTTATGCGCTGATTTCCGATTCGTTTAAAAACTGGCGTGCCATGAGCGAATCAGGCGGCCGCCGCATCAAACGCGCCGTGTATCTCGACAGCAACAGCGTGCATTTTTTAAACGGGCAGGAAATCGCCCACTTACGCCAAAGCCGCCTGCTCACCGATTACCTCGACAGCCGCCAGCAATCGATACGTGAGTTTAACGAAAGCCACCAAATCGACAACCAGAGCTACCTCAACGGCCGCCACCTGACCAACCTCGGCACCTTCCGCGCCTATTTGCAGCAATACTTGGAACACAGCCGTCATATCCGCAAAGACATGACGCTGATGGTGCGCCAGCTCGATGCCGGCGACAAAGGCATTCCGCTGGAAATCTACTGCTTCACCAACACCGTGGTGTGGGCCGAATACGAAGGCATACAGGCCGATATTTTCGACCACATCTTTGCCGTGGCCGGCGAATTTGGCCTGCGCATCTACCAAGCGCCGAGCGGCTATGATATGCAGGTGATGGGTTCGGGCAAGGATTAA
- a CDS encoding nitroreductase family protein — MATRLLDVIQARHSVKGFDPDVKIPRADMEEMLRLAMLAPSSINLQPWRFVVVESEAAKAKLNGLLMFNQHQLDTASAMILALSDMQHFDYGETIQRQNVAAGYMPEAVKQNNLAFMQRWQRHLGEQGIREQGIMDVNLAVMQLMLVAKAFGYDSNAIGGFERRQVLDALGLDRNRYVPVMFLAIGKAAKPPRLSSRLPLAYTVSWNDGQSFAHPSEG, encoded by the coding sequence ATGGCAACCCGTTTGCTTGATGTGATTCAGGCACGCCATTCGGTGAAAGGCTTTGACCCCGATGTGAAAATCCCCCGTGCCGACATGGAGGAGATGTTGCGGCTGGCGATGCTTGCGCCTTCCAGCATCAACCTGCAACCGTGGCGTTTTGTGGTGGTGGAAAGCGAAGCCGCCAAAGCTAAATTAAACGGGCTGCTGATGTTCAACCAACACCAGCTCGACACCGCCTCGGCGATGATCTTGGCGCTCAGCGACATGCAGCATTTTGACTATGGCGAAACCATTCAGCGCCAAAACGTAGCGGCGGGCTATATGCCGGAGGCGGTCAAACAAAACAACCTCGCCTTTATGCAGCGCTGGCAGCGGCATTTGGGCGAACAAGGTATTCGCGAGCAGGGCATTATGGATGTCAATCTGGCGGTGATGCAGCTGATGCTGGTGGCAAAAGCGTTCGGTTACGACAGCAACGCCATCGGCGGATTCGAGCGCCGACAAGTGCTTGACGCGCTCGGCCTCGATCGCAACCGCTATGTGCCGGTGATGTTTCTCGCCATCGGCAAAGCCGCCAAACCCCCGCGTTTGAGCAGCCGCCTGCCGCTGGCATACACCGTATCGTGGAATGACGGGCAGTCGTTTGCCCATCCGTCTGAAGGGTAA
- a CDS encoding thioredoxin family protein codes for MKPLSTPADIERHLADHRLALLYIKAPHCGVCHAVQPKVARLLQDWPQVAAATADIAEMPEMAGRFHALTVPLVMLFADGKEVWRAARFIRLQELQDALAIWVRQI; via the coding sequence ATGAAGCCCTTATCCACACCGGCAGACATCGAGCGCCACCTTGCCGACCACCGGCTGGCATTGCTGTATATCAAAGCACCGCATTGCGGCGTGTGCCATGCGGTGCAGCCGAAAGTGGCGCGCTTGCTGCAAGATTGGCCGCAAGTGGCGGCTGCGACTGCGGATATTGCCGAAATGCCGGAAATGGCGGGGCGCTTTCATGCGCTCACCGTGCCGCTGGTGATGCTGTTTGCCGACGGCAAAGAAGTGTGGCGGGCGGCGCGCTTTATCCGTTTGCAGGAATTGCAAGATGCCTTGGCCATCTGGGTGCGGCAAATCTAA
- a CDS encoding mandelate racemase/muconate lactonizing enzyme family protein, with product MEAAMRIVDILEITKPIASPIRNAYIDFSQMTSSLVAVVTDVVIDGRRVVGYGFNSNGRYGQGGLIRDRFRNRILQADPDSLLNDQGDNLDPHRIWAAMMTNEKPGGHGERSVAVGTLDMAVWDAVAKIAQKPLFHLLAEREGIQANPRVFVYAAGGYYYPGKDLKALQQEMRGYLNRGYNVVKMKIGGASLEEDRRRIEAVLQEIGSEARLAVDANGRFDLETAIAYAKLLREYPLFWYEEAGDPLDYALQATLAEFYPGTMATGENLFSHHEARNLLRYGGMRPDRDYLQFDCALSYGLVEYLRTLEVVKQAGWSPSRCIPHGGHQMSLNLAAGLGLGGNESYPDLFQPYGGFPDSVQVEDGHIVMPELPGIGFEGKADLIKVMRELAE from the coding sequence ATGGAGGCCGCTATGCGTATTGTCGACATTCTCGAAATCACCAAACCGATCGCATCCCCGATTCGGAATGCTTATATTGATTTTTCCCAAATGACCAGCAGCCTGGTGGCCGTGGTGACCGATGTGGTGATCGACGGGCGCCGTGTGGTCGGCTACGGTTTCAACTCCAACGGCCGCTACGGCCAAGGCGGGCTGATTCGCGACCGTTTCCGCAACCGCATTTTGCAGGCCGATCCCGACAGCCTGTTGAACGACCAAGGCGACAACCTCGATCCGCACCGCATTTGGGCGGCAATGATGACCAATGAAAAACCGGGCGGCCACGGCGAGCGCTCGGTGGCGGTCGGCACGCTCGATATGGCGGTGTGGGACGCCGTGGCAAAAATCGCACAAAAACCGCTCTTTCACCTGCTGGCGGAGCGTGAAGGCATTCAAGCCAACCCGCGCGTGTTTGTGTATGCCGCCGGCGGCTATTACTACCCCGGCAAAGACTTGAAAGCCTTGCAGCAAGAGATGCGCGGCTACCTCAACCGCGGCTACAACGTGGTCAAAATGAAAATCGGCGGCGCCTCATTAGAAGAAGACCGGCGCCGCATCGAAGCGGTGTTGCAGGAAATCGGCAGCGAAGCCCGTTTGGCAGTCGACGCCAACGGCCGCTTTGATTTGGAAACCGCCATTGCCTACGCCAAACTGCTGCGCGAATACCCGCTGTTTTGGTATGAAGAAGCCGGCGACCCGCTCGATTACGCGCTTCAGGCCACACTGGCGGAATTCTATCCCGGCACCATGGCCACCGGCGAAAACCTGTTTTCGCACCACGAAGCCCGCAACCTGCTGCGCTACGGCGGCATGCGCCCCGATCGGGACTACCTGCAATTCGACTGCGCCCTCTCCTACGGCTTGGTCGAATACCTGCGCACGCTCGAAGTGGTCAAACAAGCCGGCTGGTCGCCCTCACGCTGCATTCCGCACGGCGGCCACCAAATGTCGCTCAACCTCGCCGCCGGACTGGGCTTGGGCGGCAACGAAAGCTACCCCGACCTGTTCCAACCCTACGGCGGCTTCCCCGACAGCGTGCAAGTGGAAGACGGCCACATCGTGATGCCGGAGCTGCCGGGCATCGGTTTTGAAGGCAAAGCCGATTTGATCAAAGTCATGCGCGAATTGGCGGAATAA
- a CDS encoding alpha/beta hydrolase encodes MNKAFTQTALFTLTALAAFSVPALAGDDVAKLPAAQAQSEAEQVYSRAHRLSLAENRQKVHYLNGDIRMAANIYYPDHFDRSKRYPAVIVGHPGGGVKEQASGLYAKLLAQKGYVAIAFDASHQGESGGLPRHLNDPYKRVGDFSATLDYLATLPFVDAERIGVLGICASGGFSANAAINDKRIKALATVSAFVRYNTAWDGTPMSAAAQAELLSAVAAQRNLEAQGAAVKTIPYLEPVNADTPPDLAAAYEYYLTPRGRYPTAQNQMTMSSLGNLITFDALNSADKLLTQPLLVISGDQSGSLWQSRQVFEQAGSTEKELFLIKGANHMSMYDNLDDVNQAVDKLTVFFGENL; translated from the coding sequence ATGAACAAAGCATTCACCCAAACCGCACTTTTCACCCTCACCGCGCTGGCCGCGTTCAGTGTGCCGGCGCTGGCCGGCGATGATGTCGCCAAGCTGCCCGCGGCACAGGCACAAAGCGAAGCCGAGCAGGTGTATTCACGGGCGCACCGCCTCTCGTTGGCAGAAAATAGGCAGAAAGTGCATTATTTGAACGGCGACATACGAATGGCGGCGAATATTTATTACCCCGACCACTTCGACCGCAGCAAACGCTATCCGGCGGTGATTGTCGGCCATCCGGGCGGCGGCGTGAAAGAGCAGGCCTCGGGGCTGTATGCCAAACTGTTGGCGCAAAAAGGCTATGTGGCGATTGCGTTTGACGCCTCGCACCAAGGCGAAAGCGGCGGTCTGCCGCGCCATCTGAACGACCCGTATAAACGGGTGGGCGATTTCAGCGCCACGCTGGATTATCTGGCCACGCTGCCGTTTGTCGATGCCGAGCGTATCGGCGTATTGGGTATTTGCGCCAGCGGCGGGTTTTCAGCCAATGCGGCGATTAACGACAAACGCATCAAAGCCTTAGCCACGGTCAGTGCCTTTGTGCGCTACAACACCGCTTGGGACGGCACGCCGATGAGCGCCGCTGCACAAGCCGAGTTGTTAAGTGCGGTGGCGGCGCAGCGCAATCTGGAAGCGCAAGGAGCGGCGGTGAAAACCATTCCGTATCTGGAGCCGGTCAACGCCGACACACCGCCGGATTTGGCAGCGGCTTACGAATATTATCTGACCCCGCGCGGCCGATATCCGACCGCACAAAACCAAATGACGATGAGCAGCTTGGGCAATCTGATCACCTTTGATGCGCTTAATTCGGCAGACAAACTGCTCACTCAGCCGCTGCTGGTGATTTCGGGCGACCAATCCGGCTCCCTGTGGCAGAGCCGCCAAGTGTTCGAGCAGGCGGGTTCGACTGAAAAAGAGCTGTTTTTGATTAAAGGGGCGAACCATATGTCGATGTACGACAACTTGGATGATGTCAATCAGGCGGTGGACAAACTGACGGTGTTTTTTGGGGAGAATTTGTAA
- a CDS encoding LysR family transcriptional regulator gives MQNSHNLELAWLQDCLALAEKRHFSQAAAARYVTQSAFSRRIQALEAWVGTPLFARNRRHVALTPAGDYFCRHAPEVIQAVGKLRDEALAIADNKPPQVVIAATHALSFSFFPELLRRNHQLAQAGAFRLLSDTYHACERSLLQGEAQFLLCHYHAGMHSRLTENRFAHLCLGRERLIPYSKIAAGRPQWRIGGAEKIPYLSFSNESGIGRIIADSAAFRRVEPHLVRVFTADLAATLLAMVNGGEGVAWLPQSLAQQDVANGRIAPAGDDPSLWLPLDIRLYRAQTELPAAVEQLWQSFAAQQAGVF, from the coding sequence ATGCAAAATTCTCATAACCTAGAGCTGGCCTGGCTTCAAGATTGTTTGGCGCTGGCCGAAAAACGCCATTTTTCACAAGCCGCCGCCGCGCGTTATGTCACCCAATCGGCATTCAGCCGCCGCATTCAGGCGCTGGAAGCATGGGTGGGCACGCCGCTGTTTGCGCGCAACCGCCGCCATGTGGCGCTCACCCCCGCCGGCGACTATTTTTGCCGCCATGCGCCCGAGGTGATTCAGGCGGTCGGCAAATTGCGTGATGAAGCGCTGGCGATTGCCGACAACAAACCGCCGCAGGTGGTGATTGCCGCCACCCATGCGCTTTCGTTTTCGTTTTTCCCCGAGCTGCTGCGCCGCAACCACCAACTGGCGCAGGCGGGCGCATTCCGGCTGCTGTCCGACACCTACCACGCCTGCGAACGCAGCCTGCTGCAAGGCGAAGCGCAATTTTTGTTGTGCCATTATCACGCCGGTATGCACAGCCGCTTGACGGAAAACCGCTTTGCCCATCTTTGCTTGGGGCGTGAGCGCCTGATTCCCTACAGCAAAATCGCCGCCGGCCGCCCGCAATGGCGTATCGGCGGGGCGGAAAAAATCCCCTATCTCTCGTTCAGCAACGAATCAGGCATCGGCCGCATCATCGCCGATTCCGCCGCTTTCCGTCGGGTGGAACCGCACTTGGTGCGGGTGTTCACCGCCGATTTGGCGGCCACTCTGCTGGCGATGGTCAACGGCGGCGAAGGTGTGGCGTGGCTGCCGCAAAGCTTGGCGCAGCAAGATGTGGCAAACGGCCGGATCGCCCCCGCCGGCGACGACCCGAGCTTGTGGCTGCCGCTCGATATCCGCCTCTACCGCGCCCAAACCGAATTGCCGGCGGCGGTGGAACAGTTATGGCAAAGCTTTGCCGCACAGCAGGCTGGGGTATTCTGA
- a CDS encoding monovalent cation:proton antiporter-2 (CPA2) family protein: MAAENATQLVSTVILLGAAVVAVPLFKRIGLGSVLGYLAAGLAIGPFGLGLFNDPQAIIHVAELGVVMFLFIIGLEMKPSHLWTLRRQIFGLGSMQVVLAAAALTLVGILFGFSWQVSFVSASGFVLTSTAIVMQVLGERNELSSKSGQQIVSILLFEDLLIVPLLAVVAFLAPPSAVEAAAKPLWQSIGIALSAVAVLVAAGRWLLNPLFQLLAKSKAREVMTAAALLVVLGAALLMEESGLSMAMGAFIAGVLLSESAFRHQLEADIEPFRGLLLGLFFLGVGMSLDLQVVAQNWVLIVSGVLALMAAKAAVIYGVARLAKSSRRQAAERAVLMAQGGEFAFVLFAAAASQGVIDAVVHANMTAVVVLSMVLTPLCLIAYGKWLEPRLQTVSDGLQDDEIDEQNPVIIIGMGRFGQIVSDVLRMSGHELTIIDRDPTTVAGMNQYRNKTYFGDASRPELLLAAGLEKARLLVVAIDNQPQTLQIIEFAKQTNPDIHIIARSYDRLHTFQVYQAGADEIIRETFDSAVRTGRRALEALGMPAGKAEEVSDVYFHFDRQSVSEMSKAYAPNIARFQNKEMLQIAKAEDRKTQQAIQAALRGEVVEKPEY, from the coding sequence ATGGCAGCGGAAAATGCAACACAACTGGTCAGTACGGTGATTCTGCTCGGCGCGGCGGTGGTGGCGGTGCCGCTGTTCAAACGCATCGGCTTGGGCTCGGTGCTCGGTTATCTGGCGGCGGGGCTGGCGATCGGCCCGTTCGGGCTGGGGCTGTTTAACGACCCGCAGGCGATTATTCATGTGGCGGAGCTGGGGGTGGTGATGTTTTTGTTTATCATCGGCTTGGAAATGAAACCGTCGCATTTGTGGACCTTGCGCCGCCAGATTTTCGGCTTGGGCAGTATGCAGGTGGTGCTGGCTGCGGCGGCGTTAACGCTGGTGGGCATATTGTTCGGCTTCAGCTGGCAGGTGTCGTTTGTGAGCGCGTCGGGTTTTGTGCTCACCTCCACCGCGATTGTGATGCAGGTGTTGGGCGAACGCAACGAGCTTTCCAGCAAAAGCGGCCAGCAGATTGTGTCGATTTTGCTGTTTGAAGACTTGCTGATTGTGCCGCTGCTGGCGGTGGTGGCGTTTTTGGCGCCGCCAAGTGCGGTAGAGGCGGCGGCGAAACCGCTGTGGCAGAGCATCGGCATTGCGCTCTCGGCGGTGGCGGTGCTGGTGGCGGCAGGGCGCTGGCTGCTTAATCCGCTGTTTCAGCTGTTGGCAAAATCAAAAGCGCGCGAGGTGATGACGGCGGCGGCGCTGTTGGTGGTGTTGGGCGCGGCTTTGCTGATGGAAGAGAGCGGGCTGTCGATGGCGATGGGCGCATTTATCGCCGGAGTGTTGCTGTCGGAATCAGCGTTCCGCCACCAGCTGGAGGCCGATATTGAGCCGTTTCGCGGCCTGCTGCTGGGGCTGTTTTTCCTCGGCGTCGGCATGTCGCTTGATTTGCAGGTAGTGGCGCAAAACTGGGTGCTGATTGTGTCGGGCGTGTTGGCGCTGATGGCGGCCAAGGCAGCGGTGATTTACGGCGTGGCGCGGCTGGCGAAAAGCAGCCGCCGGCAAGCGGCCGAACGTGCCGTATTGATGGCGCAGGGCGGCGAATTTGCCTTTGTGCTGTTTGCCGCCGCCGCTTCGCAAGGGGTGATTGATGCAGTGGTGCATGCCAATATGACCGCCGTGGTGGTGCTGTCGATGGTGCTCACGCCGCTGTGCCTGATTGCTTACGGCAAATGGCTGGAACCGCGCCTGCAAACCGTTTCAGACGGCCTGCAAGACGATGAAATCGACGAACAAAACCCGGTCATCATCATCGGCATGGGGCGTTTCGGCCAAATAGTGTCCGACGTATTGCGCATGAGCGGCCACGAGCTGACCATCATCGACCGCGACCCGACCACCGTGGCCGGCATGAACCAATACCGCAACAAAACCTATTTCGGCGACGCCTCACGCCCCGAGCTGCTGCTGGCCGCCGGGCTGGAAAAAGCGCGCCTGCTGGTGGTGGCCATCGACAACCAGCCGCAAACCCTGCAAATTATCGAGTTTGCCAAACAAACCAACCCCGATATCCACATCATCGCCCGCAGCTACGACCGCCTGCACACCTTCCAAGTTTATCAGGCGGGGGCGGATGAAATCATTCGCGAAACCTTTGATTCAGCGGTGCGCACCGGCCGCCGCGCACTCGAAGCCTTGGGCATGCCGGCCGGCAAAGCGGAAGAAGTCAGCGATGTGTATTTCCACTTCGACCGCCAAAGCGTATCGGAAATGTCGAAGGCCTACGCCCCCAACATCGCCCGTTTCCAAAACAAAGAAATGCTGCAAATCGCCAAAGCCGAAGACCGCAAAACCCAACAAGCCATCCAAGCCGCCCTGCGCGGCGAAGTGGTGGAAAAACCGGAATATTGA
- a CDS encoding DUF3861 domain-containing protein → MKQHQYRVTLEYLADADGHAVEQAPLVFDAPNHDNIFSILEMMGRREDMTPEMAQRFTLGLKLMSEVMLENKNHPLFAQLRPHLLEIMQIVKGKKTA, encoded by the coding sequence ATGAAACAACACCAATACCGCGTTACCCTTGAATATCTTGCCGATGCCGACGGTCATGCCGTCGAGCAGGCGCCGCTGGTGTTTGATGCGCCGAACCACGACAATATTTTTTCGATTCTGGAGATGATGGGCCGGCGTGAAGATATGACACCGGAAATGGCGCAGCGCTTTACGCTGGGTTTGAAGTTGATGAGCGAAGTGATGTTGGAAAATAAAAACCACCCTTTGTTTGCCCAATTGCGCCCGCATCTGTTGGAAATCATGCAGATTGTAAAGGGTAAAAAAACGGCATAG
- a CDS encoding LysR family transcriptional regulator, with translation MPENLNDLRTFLSVAETASFTKTAARLGVSRSAVSHSIRQLESRMGIKLFHRTTRSIATTEAGETLYQQLQPLFDDIDHKISATLSAQKQLRGSLRINGIEHAVSFVLWEKLQQFVRRFPDIALEIATEIRFVDIVAERFDAGIRMGDNVAKDMIAVRVSPDIDMCVAASPDYLNRHGTPHTPQDLTAHQCIKLRLPTHGGILDWEFSEPTSRALITISPQGRFTANTPALMEQAALAGWGLVWAPRFSVRRQLAAGELHSVLDDWAATLPGYYLYYPNRRTHSPLLNALVDVLRE, from the coding sequence ATGCCCGAAAACCTCAACGACTTGCGCACCTTTTTATCGGTCGCCGAAACCGCCAGTTTCACCAAAACCGCCGCCCGACTGGGCGTGTCGCGCTCCGCCGTCAGCCACAGCATCCGCCAGCTCGAAAGCCGCATGGGGATCAAACTGTTTCACCGCACCACCCGCAGCATCGCCACCACCGAAGCCGGCGAAACGCTGTATCAACAATTGCAGCCGCTGTTTGACGACATCGACCACAAAATCAGCGCAACCCTGTCGGCACAAAAACAACTGCGCGGCAGCCTGCGCATCAACGGCATAGAGCACGCCGTGTCGTTTGTGTTGTGGGAAAAATTGCAGCAATTCGTGCGCCGTTTTCCCGATATTGCGCTCGAAATCGCCACCGAAATCCGCTTTGTCGACATCGTCGCCGAACGCTTCGACGCCGGCATCCGCATGGGCGACAACGTCGCCAAAGACATGATTGCCGTGCGGGTGTCGCCCGATATCGACATGTGCGTCGCCGCCAGCCCCGACTATTTAAACCGCCACGGCACGCCGCATACCCCGCAAGATCTAACCGCCCACCAATGCATCAAACTGCGCCTGCCCACCCACGGCGGCATTTTGGATTGGGAATTCAGCGAACCGACCAGCCGCGCGCTTATCACCATCAGCCCGCAAGGCCGCTTCACCGCCAACACCCCCGCGCTGATGGAACAAGCCGCACTCGCCGGCTGGGGGCTGGTGTGGGCGCCGCGCTTCTCCGTGCGCCGCCAACTCGCCGCCGGCGAACTGCACAGCGTACTCGACGACTGGGCCGCCACCCTGCCCGGCTACTACCTCTACTACCCCAACCGCCGCACCCACTCCCCACTGCTCAACGCACTGGTCGACGTATTGCGCGAATAA